In Picosynechococcus sp. PCC 7002, the following are encoded in one genomic region:
- a CDS encoding response regulator — protein MATILIVEDDPINVRVFSTILQKRGQFDVLCSENVGEIMALTSAGKVDLVMMDVSLTASLYEGESVDGIRITQMLKADPQTKEIPVILVTAHAMQGDRETFLSKSGAEGYISKPVVDYDDFLQQIHRLIGE, from the coding sequence ATGGCCACGATATTGATAGTTGAAGATGATCCGATTAATGTGCGTGTTTTCAGCACAATTTTGCAGAAACGGGGCCAGTTCGATGTGCTCTGCTCTGAGAATGTCGGGGAAATTATGGCCTTAACGTCAGCGGGAAAGGTTGATCTGGTGATGATGGATGTTTCCCTAACGGCCAGTCTCTATGAAGGGGAGTCAGTGGATGGAATTCGGATTACCCAAATGCTCAAAGCAGATCCCCAGACGAAGGAAATTCCAGTGATTTTAGTGACAGCCCACGCGATGCAAGGCGATCGCGAAACGTTCCTGAGTAAGAGCGGGGCTGAAGGGTATATTTCTAAGCCAGTGGTTGATTATGATGATTTTCTGCAACAGATTCATCGCCTAATCGGAGAGTAA
- a CDS encoding DNA gyrase/topoisomerase IV subunit A: MAQQLDLLQSGHIIPTALHVEMEQSYMEYAMSVIVGRALPDVRDGLKPVHRRILYAMYELGLSPDRPYRKCARVVGDVLGKYHPHGDQSVYDALVRLVQDFSTRYPLLAGHGNFGSIDNDPPAAMRYTETRLSPVSFEAMLAQISEDIVDFTDNFDGSQQEPVVLPVQLPILLLNGSSGIAVGMATNMPPHNLGEVVDGLIALIDDPEIEDEKLWAVIPAPDFPTGGEIVDLAGVRDAYRTGRGIIPMRGIVHLEVLQVGRKRKRDVNALVVTELPYQVNKAAWIEKIADLVNDGKISGISDIRDESDRQGMRVVIELKRDAEPEKVLKLLYKKTALQSNFGAILLSLVNNQPRQLSLKAILQEFLEFREETVTRQYRYELEQKETRQHSVEGLLLALNNLDAVIEILRNAADGTTAKQQFQAALGFSESQSDAILAMPMRRLTGLERQKLEQESTELATEIAKLNKLLSDRHELLKALKRELRSLKRKFADPRRTRLPDVPSPEPEPVTVEAEPDTPAATPKKKRQSRKKEEPVLALLPQLTETSHVAIAASGGVYWGNDDAGLLDEEPTIFKAQIGTQKKLIVCTDQGKAFPVAIADLPYQEQRDKPQLIDLLPDHALRDDHQPITQFLLPDNLAEYDLLLLTAQGRIKRLPAIELESFTSRGLSLIKLKDKDTLKFACFVKGGEQVAIAVSSGRVLHLPVNDHEIPVMGRTSQGNQALRLRFNEQIVACVPCQRHNELYLISEEGYGKKLAASSLRLGKRGDMGNHVMRFESKTDLLLTLFVPDQQESLLVKDSQENLDLLPFSKFNLTEKDSPGQKLVKLSGGDRLVNCYLSGS; the protein is encoded by the coding sequence ATGGCACAACAACTCGATCTGCTCCAGTCCGGTCACATTATCCCGACAGCGCTCCATGTGGAAATGGAACAGTCCTATATGGAATATGCGATGAGTGTGATCGTCGGACGGGCATTGCCAGATGTGCGGGATGGTCTGAAACCAGTGCATCGGCGGATTTTGTATGCGATGTATGAGTTGGGCTTAAGTCCGGATCGCCCTTACCGCAAATGTGCGCGGGTGGTGGGGGATGTGTTGGGGAAGTATCACCCCCACGGCGATCAGTCCGTTTACGATGCGTTGGTGCGGTTGGTGCAGGATTTCTCAACGCGCTATCCGTTGTTGGCGGGACATGGGAATTTTGGTTCGATTGACAATGATCCGCCGGCGGCGATGCGGTATACGGAAACGCGGTTATCGCCCGTGAGTTTTGAGGCGATGTTGGCGCAGATTAGTGAGGATATTGTTGATTTTACGGATAATTTTGATGGGTCGCAGCAGGAGCCAGTGGTGCTGCCGGTACAGTTGCCGATCTTGCTGTTGAATGGTTCTTCGGGGATTGCGGTGGGGATGGCAACGAATATGCCGCCGCACAATTTGGGGGAAGTGGTGGATGGGTTGATCGCTTTGATTGATGATCCAGAAATTGAGGATGAGAAGTTATGGGCAGTTATTCCTGCGCCGGATTTTCCGACAGGGGGAGAAATCGTTGATCTCGCTGGGGTGCGCGACGCCTACCGGACGGGACGGGGCATTATTCCGATGCGGGGCATTGTCCATTTGGAAGTGCTGCAGGTGGGGCGGAAACGGAAGCGGGATGTGAATGCATTGGTGGTGACGGAACTGCCCTATCAGGTGAATAAGGCGGCGTGGATTGAAAAGATCGCGGATCTGGTGAATGATGGCAAGATTTCGGGAATTTCGGATATTCGGGATGAGAGCGATCGCCAAGGGATGCGGGTGGTGATTGAACTGAAGCGGGATGCGGAGCCGGAGAAGGTTTTAAAGTTGCTGTATAAGAAAACGGCGTTGCAGTCCAATTTTGGGGCAATTTTACTGTCGTTGGTGAATAATCAGCCGCGCCAGTTGTCATTAAAGGCGATTTTGCAGGAATTTCTTGAATTTCGGGAGGAAACGGTCACTCGGCAATATCGGTATGAGTTAGAGCAGAAGGAAACGCGGCAACATTCGGTGGAGGGGTTATTGCTTGCGCTGAATAATTTGGATGCGGTGATCGAGATTTTGCGGAATGCGGCGGATGGCACGACGGCAAAACAGCAGTTTCAGGCGGCATTGGGGTTTAGTGAGAGTCAGTCGGATGCGATCTTGGCGATGCCGATGCGACGGTTAACGGGCTTGGAACGGCAAAAACTGGAACAGGAGTCTACGGAACTGGCGACGGAGATCGCCAAGTTAAATAAATTATTGAGCGATCGCCACGAATTACTCAAGGCACTAAAGCGGGAATTGCGCAGTTTAAAACGGAAATTTGCCGACCCGCGTCGCACCCGTTTACCGGATGTGCCATCCCCTGAACCGGAACCTGTCACAGTCGAGGCGGAGCCAGACACCCCCGCAGCGACCCCGAAGAAAAAACGCCAATCCCGCAAAAAGGAGGAACCCGTGCTTGCCCTCCTGCCGCAATTGACGGAGACCTCCCATGTGGCGATCGCCGCGTCGGGGGGCGTGTACTGGGGTAATGATGATGCGGGGCTATTGGATGAGGAACCGACCATTTTTAAGGCGCAGATCGGCACGCAGAAAAAGTTAATCGTCTGCACCGATCAAGGAAAAGCCTTTCCGGTGGCGATCGCCGATTTACCCTACCAAGAACAGCGGGATAAACCCCAATTAATCGATTTATTACCAGATCATGCCCTACGGGATGACCATCAGCCGATCACTCAGTTTTTACTGCCCGATAATTTAGCAGAGTACGATTTACTTTTACTTACAGCCCAAGGACGAATTAAACGTCTCCCGGCGATCGAACTCGAAAGTTTCACCAGTCGCGGCTTGAGTTTGATCAAGCTCAAGGACAAGGACACCCTCAAATTCGCTTGTTTCGTGAAGGGGGGTGAGCAGGTGGCGATCGCCGTCAGCAGTGGGCGGGTCTTACATTTGCCCGTCAACGATCACGAAATCCCCGTGATGGGCAGAACTTCCCAAGGGAACCAAGCCCTGCGCCTCCGCTTTAACGAGCAAATTGTCGCCTGTGTTCCCTGCCAACGGCACAACGAACTTTACTTAATCTCCGAGGAAGGCTACGGCAAGAAATTAGCCGCCAGCAGCTTACGGCTCGGTAAACGGGGTGATATGGGCAACCATGTGATGCGCTTTGAATCAAAAACCGATCTGCTCCTCACACTTTTCGTTCCCGATCAACAGGAATCCCTGTTGGTAAAAGATTCCCAAGAAAACCTCGATCTGTTGCCCTTCAGTAAATTCAACCTCACCGAAAAGGATAGCCCCGGACAAAAATTGGTGAAACTAAGCGGTGGCGATCGCCTCGTTAATTGTTATCTGAGTGGGTCGTAG
- a CDS encoding ABC transporter permease: protein MVRSPFRKAQVLFTTYYAYMVEYRAELFFWVLNSSLPIILLGVWTEASNQVELPLSAIEFARYFIAVFFIRQLTLVWVIWEFEKEVFQGKLSFALLQPIDPVWRHFASHVSERFARLPFSIALVLLFFALYPQAFWVPSLTQVLLCILTAAIAFGLRFLLQYTFAMAAFWVERASAIEQIWFLFYIFLSGYIAPLETFPPLMKEIALLTPFPYVVYFPSAILMGLPVRLTEGFIVMGVWSLIFYGLNRYFWRKGLKHYSGMGA, encoded by the coding sequence ATGGTGCGATCGCCGTTTCGAAAAGCACAGGTTTTATTCACCACCTACTACGCCTACATGGTGGAATATCGGGCCGAGCTATTTTTTTGGGTGCTCAACTCGTCCCTACCGATTATCCTGCTGGGGGTCTGGACAGAAGCCTCGAACCAAGTGGAGTTGCCCCTGTCTGCGATTGAATTTGCCCGCTACTTTATCGCCGTCTTTTTTATTCGCCAACTGACCCTCGTCTGGGTGATCTGGGAATTTGAAAAGGAAGTCTTCCAGGGAAAACTGTCCTTTGCCCTACTCCAACCCATTGATCCCGTTTGGCGACATTTTGCGAGCCATGTGTCGGAACGATTTGCTCGCCTGCCCTTTAGCATTGCCCTGGTGCTCTTGTTTTTTGCTCTTTATCCCCAGGCGTTTTGGGTACCGAGCTTGACCCAGGTACTGCTCTGTATTCTTACGGCGGCGATCGCCTTTGGTCTGCGTTTCCTCCTGCAATACACCTTTGCGATGGCGGCCTTTTGGGTGGAACGGGCCAGCGCCATCGAACAAATTTGGTTTTTGTTTTATATTTTCCTCTCTGGCTATATCGCTCCCCTGGAAACCTTTCCGCCCCTCATGAAGGAAATTGCCCTGCTGACCCCTTTTCCCTATGTGGTGTATTTTCCCTCGGCGATCTTGATGGGGTTGCCGGTGCGTCTCACCGAAGGCTTCATTGTCATGGGCGTCTGGAGTTTGATTTTCTATGGCCTAAATCGTTACTTTTGGCGTAAAGGTTTGAAACATTATTCCGGCATGGGTGCGTAG
- the psb34 gene encoding photosystem II assembly protein Psb34, translating to MMIEPPGGLKIDKFEGATMRYMEDEDGKLNNFAQEPKMYQAEAKTAKEQKNLLVIGVLGGVLVATLIGVTVLISG from the coding sequence ATGATGATCGAACCCCCAGGGGGTTTAAAGATTGACAAATTTGAAGGAGCCACCATGCGCTACATGGAAGATGAAGACGGTAAGCTGAATAATTTTGCCCAAGAGCCCAAAATGTACCAAGCAGAGGCAAAAACAGCGAAAGAACAAAAAAATTTGCTGGTTATTGGTGTTCTAGGAGGCGTACTTGTGGCGACCCTCATCGGTGTCACGGTACTGATCTCCGGTTAG
- a CDS encoding translation initiation factor: MARKKVVYQEFGNTVPDETPEIVDLPPQQQSPRIQTSRSGRKGKTVTVITGLQHSPETLQKLLKQLKNKCGSGGTLKDNTLEIQGDQRQPILAFLLDQGYKAKISGG, from the coding sequence ATGGCGCGTAAAAAAGTTGTCTATCAAGAATTTGGTAACACTGTCCCAGACGAGACCCCGGAAATCGTTGATCTGCCGCCCCAACAACAAAGTCCCCGCATCCAAACGAGCCGTTCTGGTCGTAAAGGCAAGACGGTAACTGTAATTACGGGACTACAACATTCCCCAGAGACGTTACAAAAACTCTTAAAGCAGCTAAAAAATAAATGTGGCTCCGGGGGCACCCTCAAGGACAATACCCTAGAAATCCAGGGAGATCAGCGCCAGCCAATTCTCGCATTCCTCCTTGACCAAGGTTACAAGGCGAAAATTAGCGGTGGCTAG
- a CDS encoding ChaN family lipoprotein: protein MGAWRSAWGWLLWGSIFFYGSFAYADDSFGNTLDAITVKTAPTTDARAALATLKTAQVIYLGEHHTSEADHIAQLEIIKALHDHHPQVAIAMEMFQRPFQGVLDQYIAGEISEADLVAQTEYETRWGFDWELYAPILRFAQEKQIPVIALNAPNEVVRQVSSVGLASLEAADFEYLPPRSDLDLSNESYQALLQEAFTGHGQHGNFDFDNFFAAQVVWDETMAEAIANFAQRNPNTQIITLAGQGHVIYGYGIPDRVKRRLGQYLKQQTVLLNPSPDLTPTPEVADLFWWTEAPTIP from the coding sequence ATGGGAGCATGGCGCAGTGCTTGGGGTTGGCTGTTGTGGGGAAGCATCTTTTTCTATGGCTCCTTCGCCTATGCCGATGACAGTTTCGGCAATACCTTAGACGCAATCACTGTCAAAACCGCGCCCACAACCGACGCGAGGGCTGCCCTCGCCACCCTGAAAACAGCACAAGTCATTTACCTCGGTGAACACCACACCAGCGAGGCTGACCACATCGCCCAGTTAGAAATTATCAAAGCCCTCCACGACCATCATCCCCAGGTGGCGATCGCCATGGAAATGTTTCAACGGCCTTTCCAAGGGGTTTTAGATCAATACATTGCCGGGGAAATTAGCGAAGCTGACCTTGTCGCCCAAACGGAATATGAAACCCGTTGGGGTTTTGACTGGGAATTGTATGCGCCTATTCTTCGTTTTGCCCAGGAAAAACAGATTCCAGTGATCGCCCTCAATGCCCCCAATGAAGTGGTACGTCAGGTATCCTCAGTTGGTTTGGCTAGTTTAGAGGCGGCGGATTTTGAATATTTGCCTCCCCGCAGCGATTTAGACTTGAGCAATGAAAGTTATCAGGCGCTTCTCCAGGAGGCCTTTACGGGCCATGGTCAGCATGGCAACTTTGACTTTGACAATTTTTTCGCCGCCCAGGTGGTGTGGGATGAAACCATGGCCGAGGCGATCGCCAATTTTGCTCAACGCAACCCCAATACCCAAATTATTACCCTCGCGGGTCAAGGCCATGTCATTTATGGTTACGGCATTCCCGACCGGGTAAAACGTCGCCTCGGACAATACCTAAAACAGCAGACCGTATTGCTCAATCCAAGTCCAGATCTCACCCCGACGCCAGAGGTTGCCGATCTTTTCTGGTGGACGGAAGCGCCGACCATTCCCTAG
- a CDS encoding VOC family protein, translated as MHHASIRTADIHRAIAFYGQLGFAMETQFTTGYTLACWLKGPLGRLELIQIPQPKPALDAFGDEHYVGYYHLSFDLTEITPDLVTWLADLQQNAPEPITVLLKPQQQMIGDRIYEVMFLADADGLPLEFIRYQGARA; from the coding sequence ATGCACCACGCTTCAATTCGCACTGCCGATATCCACCGGGCGATCGCCTTTTACGGACAGCTCGGTTTTGCCATGGAAACCCAGTTCACCACAGGGTACACCCTTGCCTGTTGGCTTAAAGGCCCCCTTGGACGTTTGGAACTCATCCAAATCCCCCAACCGAAGCCCGCCCTCGATGCCTTTGGTGATGAACATTATGTCGGCTACTATCATTTATCCTTTGACCTGACGGAAATCACGCCAGATTTAGTCACTTGGCTCGCCGATTTGCAACAAAATGCCCCGGAACCGATCACGGTTCTTCTAAAACCCCAACAGCAGATGATTGGCGATCGCATTTATGAGGTGATGTTCCTTGCCGATGCCGATGGGCTACCCCTCGAATTTATCCGGTATCAGGGAGCACGGGCCTAG
- a CDS encoding YdcF family protein — MAISPRKVARPRAPRQQQTTFCRRRWFVLGLIGLTCGAIAYQRIQGALRPAKAIFVLGGHEERERFAAQFAQEHPDLKVWVSSGSPPEYARQIFANYQIEGDRLQLDYQAEDTVTNFTSLVDEFKQENIDSVYLITSENHMNRAKLVASIVFGTRDIAIKPVPVPSDNPPETTMKCIRDGLRSILWVVTGETGREWQTLTQIPTQAIAPSARRPEENL, encoded by the coding sequence ATGGCTATTTCTCCTAGAAAAGTGGCGCGACCGCGAGCGCCCCGACAGCAGCAAACAACGTTTTGCCGACGGCGCTGGTTTGTTTTGGGTCTAATTGGCCTAACCTGTGGGGCGATCGCCTACCAACGTATCCAAGGCGCTTTACGTCCAGCCAAAGCCATTTTTGTCCTTGGGGGCCACGAAGAACGGGAGCGGTTTGCGGCCCAATTTGCCCAGGAACATCCGGATCTCAAAGTTTGGGTTTCCTCCGGTAGTCCACCGGAATATGCCCGCCAGATTTTTGCGAACTATCAAATCGAAGGCGATCGCCTCCAGCTCGATTACCAGGCCGAAGACACCGTCACCAACTTCACCAGCCTCGTAGACGAATTTAAACAAGAAAATATCGATAGCGTCTACCTCATCACTTCCGAAAACCACATGAACCGCGCCAAGCTCGTGGCCAGCATTGTTTTCGGCACCCGTGACATTGCCATTAAACCAGTGCCTGTCCCATCGGATAATCCCCCGGAAACGACGATGAAATGTATCCGTGATGGGCTCCGCTCAATCCTCTGGGTGGTCACCGGCGAAACGGGCCGCGAGTGGCAAACCTTGACTCAGATCCCTACCCAGGCGATCGCCCCCAGCGCCAGACGACCAGAGGAGAATTTATAA
- a CDS encoding NADAR family protein, whose amino-acid sequence MMESTAEPIYFYKAHDPYGCFSNFSLHPIHCEALDWPTVEHFYQAHKFLPTHQQDLIDKIRAASTPEIAAALGRDPQHPKRPDWEDIKRTVMWQGVWTKFKTHPDIAQILLATGDAAIIENSPVDYYWGCGADGSGRNYLGKVLMRVRSQLRQG is encoded by the coding sequence ATGATGGAGTCAACCGCCGAACCGATTTATTTCTACAAGGCCCATGACCCCTATGGCTGTTTCTCGAATTTTTCGCTGCACCCGATCCACTGCGAAGCCCTAGATTGGCCTACTGTTGAGCATTTTTACCAGGCCCATAAATTTCTCCCTACCCACCAACAAGATCTCATCGACAAAATTCGCGCTGCCTCGACCCCAGAAATTGCCGCCGCCCTAGGCCGCGATCCCCAGCACCCCAAACGCCCCGATTGGGAAGACATTAAACGAACCGTGATGTGGCAAGGGGTTTGGACAAAATTTAAAACCCACCCTGACATTGCCCAAATTTTGCTGGCAACGGGGGACGCAGCAATTATTGAAAATTCCCCGGTGGACTATTACTGGGGCTGTGGTGCCGATGGCAGTGGGCGTAATTATCTGGGCAAAGTGTTAATGCGAGTGCGCAGCCAACTGCGCCAGGGGTAG
- a CDS encoding FAD-dependent hydroxylase — MEKSHLGFDVIIVGGGIVGVTLAACLKRTNLRIAIVEAQPLDVVTQRQRAYAMSLLSQRLFQELGVWEVIAARSGKYRNIQLSDEDFSGVVRFSRQDLKTDFLGFSGQHQVVLETLQASLRGYGNIRWFCPAQVTAIHYESEQAIVELSSETQGQIKIQGALVVGADGPRSLVRQGASIKTRGWKYWQSCVTCVVEHDAPRNDVAFERFWGTGPMGVLPLTENRCQIVWTNPHAEAQRLKELPPEVFLEYLEQHTGPQLGRLKLLGDRQVFPVQLMQGDRYVDHRLALVGDAAHCCHPVGGQGLNLGIRDAAALAQTLIEAQQRGQDLGSLAVLKRYERWRKRENLVILGFTDFLNRLFSNRIWPVVWVRRLGLIVMAKFNPLRLFALKLMTGQKGRQPRILA; from the coding sequence ATGGAAAAATCTCACCTTGGGTTTGATGTGATCATTGTCGGTGGCGGTATTGTCGGGGTCACCCTCGCGGCCTGCCTCAAACGGACAAATCTGCGGATTGCCATCGTGGAAGCACAACCCCTTGATGTGGTGACCCAACGGCAGCGGGCCTATGCGATGTCCCTGCTTTCCCAGCGGCTTTTTCAGGAGTTGGGGGTTTGGGAGGTGATCGCCGCCCGTAGTGGCAAATACCGCAATATTCAATTATCGGACGAAGATTTTTCTGGGGTCGTTAGATTCTCCCGCCAGGATCTCAAGACTGATTTTCTTGGGTTTTCGGGGCAGCACCAAGTTGTTCTTGAAACTCTCCAGGCTTCTCTGCGGGGCTATGGCAATATCCGCTGGTTCTGTCCAGCCCAAGTCACCGCCATTCACTACGAGTCTGAGCAGGCGATCGTGGAGTTATCTAGCGAAACCCAGGGGCAGATCAAAATTCAAGGGGCCTTGGTAGTTGGAGCCGACGGGCCACGCTCTCTTGTGCGCCAAGGAGCCAGCATTAAAACGAGGGGTTGGAAATATTGGCAATCCTGTGTCACCTGCGTTGTTGAACATGACGCCCCCCGCAATGATGTCGCCTTTGAACGGTTTTGGGGTACGGGGCCGATGGGAGTTTTGCCCCTAACCGAAAATCGCTGTCAAATCGTCTGGACAAATCCCCATGCCGAAGCCCAACGCCTGAAAGAATTACCTCCGGAAGTTTTCCTAGAATATTTAGAACAACACACCGGCCCCCAGCTCGGTCGCTTAAAATTGCTTGGCGATCGCCAGGTCTTTCCGGTGCAATTGATGCAAGGCGATCGTTATGTGGATCATCGTCTCGCGTTGGTGGGAGATGCGGCCCATTGTTGCCACCCGGTGGGGGGCCAGGGTCTCAATTTAGGCATCCGCGATGCGGCGGCCCTCGCCCAAACCTTGATCGAAGCCCAGCAACGGGGTCAGGATCTAGGAAGTTTGGCTGTGTTGAAACGCTATGAACGGTGGCGCAAGCGTGAAAATCTGGTAATTCTTGGCTTTACGGATTTCCTCAACCGCCTTTTTTCCAACCGCATTTGGCCTGTGGTCTGGGTGCGCCGTCTGGGGCTGATTGTGATGGCAAAATTTAATCCCCTGCGCCTGTTTGCGCTCAAACTCATGACCGGACAAAAGGGCCGTCAACCCCGCATTTTGGCGTAA
- a CDS encoding esterase-like activity of phytase family protein — MMKPKNSWWRSPKILWIKLCLIGSLLIGCAPVVPPAESNPRTFAPLSVEFLDEYWLPKTEFQGTTVGGLSALYYDAQTGDYYALSDDRSQFAPARFYTFDLDIDETGAIPQIQQLNLKGMTPLTTPDGETFAPGSLDPEGLVLSPRNTLFISSEGDTDAAIDPFVKEFDHEGRELTSLRIPQRFLTGDRQRGVRNNLGFESLAISAPSQAAVDPFRIFVAPESSLHQDTRSDNVGAPIRLLHYVINPIGEPVLIAEHLYPLEPAPQGTFSNGLVEMIALPQEGYFLSLERSYGLGGVGAKLFQVTIGNATDTARIESLAGNPETVVPMQKTLLLDLRQLGIGLDNLEGMTLGPRLADGSQSLLLISDDNFSTDQVNQLLLFRLSNSAAKVTSK; from the coding sequence ATGATGAAGCCGAAAAATTCCTGGTGGCGATCGCCAAAAATTTTATGGATTAAACTTTGTCTGATTGGCAGCTTACTGATCGGTTGTGCCCCCGTTGTGCCCCCGGCAGAAAGCAATCCCCGCACCTTTGCCCCCCTGAGCGTAGAATTTCTAGACGAATATTGGTTACCCAAAACAGAGTTTCAAGGGACAACGGTCGGCGGCCTATCGGCTCTCTATTACGATGCCCAGACCGGTGATTATTATGCCCTGAGTGACGACCGTTCCCAGTTTGCCCCGGCCCGCTTTTATACCTTCGATCTGGACATCGACGAAACCGGAGCCATTCCCCAAATCCAGCAGCTCAACCTCAAGGGCATGACGCCTTTAACCACCCCTGACGGTGAAACCTTTGCCCCAGGAAGCCTTGACCCAGAAGGATTGGTGCTCTCGCCCCGCAATACGTTATTTATTTCCAGCGAGGGAGATACCGACGCCGCCATTGACCCGTTTGTAAAAGAATTTGATCACGAAGGTCGTGAATTAACGTCCCTCAGAATTCCCCAACGTTTTCTAACAGGCGATCGCCAGCGGGGTGTGCGCAATAATTTAGGATTTGAATCCTTGGCCATTTCTGCCCCTTCCCAAGCCGCCGTTGACCCCTTTCGGATCTTTGTCGCTCCAGAATCATCTCTTCATCAAGACACGCGTTCTGATAATGTGGGTGCGCCCATCCGTCTACTGCATTACGTCATCAATCCCATCGGCGAGCCTGTGTTAATCGCCGAGCATCTCTATCCTTTAGAACCTGCACCCCAAGGAACCTTTTCCAATGGCCTCGTGGAAATGATTGCCCTCCCCCAGGAAGGTTATTTTCTCAGCCTGGAGCGCAGCTATGGCCTTGGGGGGGTTGGTGCGAAACTGTTCCAGGTGACCATTGGTAATGCCACCGACACTGCCCGCATCGAATCCCTCGCCGGAAATCCAGAGACCGTTGTCCCCATGCAGAAAACCCTATTGCTGGATCTGCGACAGTTGGGGATTGGCCTCGATAACCTAGAAGGTATGACCCTAGGGCCACGGCTTGCCGATGGCAGCCAAAGTTTACTGTTGATCAGCGATGATAATTTCAGTACCGATCAGGTAAATCAACTTTTGCTTTTTCGCTTGAGTAATTCGGCGGCTAAAGTCACATCAAAATAA
- a CDS encoding HAD family hydrolase, producing the protein MGQLEALIFDVDGTLANTEKDAHRVAFNRAFADVGLPWDWSVDLYGQLLKVTGGKERIRFYIESWQPQMPSVGDLTAFIKDLHARKTQHYCDLLANEVLPLRPGVRRLIQEARDQGIRLAIATTTTPANVTALLTHSLAPDAMDWFEVIAAGDMVPQKKPAPDIFFYALEKMNLRADQCVAFEDSGNGWLSSRDAGLTTVVTVNNYTANQDFTGADLVLSDLGEPDQPFTVLAGEVGTWPYFDVTLAAELLKRKSKS; encoded by the coding sequence ATGGGACAACTAGAAGCCCTGATTTTTGATGTGGATGGCACCCTAGCCAATACAGAAAAGGATGCCCACCGCGTTGCTTTTAACCGCGCCTTTGCGGATGTCGGTTTGCCCTGGGATTGGTCGGTGGATCTTTACGGTCAGCTCCTGAAGGTGACGGGGGGTAAAGAAAGAATTCGCTTTTACATTGAATCTTGGCAGCCACAAATGCCATCGGTCGGTGATCTGACTGCTTTTATCAAGGATCTCCATGCCCGCAAAACCCAGCATTACTGCGATTTACTGGCCAATGAAGTTTTACCACTGCGCCCTGGCGTTAGACGACTGATCCAAGAAGCACGGGATCAAGGCATTCGTTTGGCGATCGCCACCACCACTACCCCAGCCAATGTCACCGCCCTATTGACCCATTCCCTCGCCCCCGATGCGATGGATTGGTTTGAGGTTATTGCCGCTGGCGACATGGTTCCCCAGAAAAAACCGGCCCCCGATATCTTTTTCTATGCCCTCGAAAAAATGAATCTCCGGGCTGATCAATGCGTTGCCTTTGAGGATTCCGGTAATGGCTGGCTTTCGTCTCGGGATGCCGGCCTCACCACCGTCGTCACAGTGAATAACTACACCGCTAACCAAGATTTTACGGGGGCCGACCTGGTACTCAGTGACCTGGGGGAACCCGATCAACCCTTTACGGTGCTAGCCGGAGAGGTGGGGACTTGGCCTTATTTTGATGTGACTTTAGCCGCCGAATTACTCAAGCGAAAAAGCAAAAGTTGA